A genomic segment from Armatimonadota bacterium encodes:
- a CDS encoding type II toxin-antitoxin system HicB family antitoxin has translation MSKKKLHFPVIIEQDEDGWFVATVPALRGCHTQARSLAELDERIREAVALCLDAESGREGAITQNKFVGVHELEIAV, from the coding sequence ATGAGCAAGAAGAAGCTTCACTTTCCCGTGATCATCGAGCAGGACGAAGACGGATGGTTCGTCGCCACTGTTCCGGCCTTGCGCGGCTGCCATACCCAGGCCCGATCCCTTGCCGAACTGGATGAGCGGATACGGGAAGCGGTGGCCCTCTGTCTCGACGCGGAGTCCGGCAGGGAAGGCGCGATAACCCAGAACAAGTTTGTCGGCGTGCACGAACTCGAGATCGCCGTATGA
- a CDS encoding Nramp family divalent metal transporter has protein sequence MTQGTRNGFLRSLGPGFITAAVVIGPGSVTVASKIGASAGMSLLWAVIVAGSFMMLYTAMSARIGVLNKQSLLTLVATNYGRWLAVIMGILAFVVCASFQMGNYLACSTALTTLTGIHEMVWMAAVGLIALLFVFAARRLYQAMEKVMLALVMFMLAAFIINLIVSKPDLGEMFAGLIPRPWDGAMTGLITAMVATTFSVIAALYQSTMAQQKGWKSDDLRTGLTDTFVGMSILIGISMIVTMTSASVFRGATIADASDLAKQLEPLLGHASVVLFSLGFLAASFSSTVVNAMIGGGLLADSLGMGSDINANPSRILTAIGMAVGLGAGIYTLCTNTPIGGIVLAQKSTILAVPLCALVMIVLANDKRVVGAHRNSLLANVWAVIALLVLIWMSVFRVMEMVSK, from the coding sequence ATGACACAAGGGACGAGGAACGGCTTTCTGCGCTCGCTCGGACCGGGGTTCATCACCGCGGCCGTGGTGATCGGGCCGGGAAGCGTTACAGTGGCATCCAAGATCGGCGCGTCGGCGGGCATGAGCCTCCTCTGGGCGGTGATCGTCGCCGGGAGTTTCATGATGCTCTACACGGCGATGTCGGCGCGCATCGGCGTGCTGAACAAGCAGTCGCTGCTCACTCTCGTGGCGACGAACTATGGCAGGTGGCTTGCGGTCATCATGGGAATTCTCGCGTTCGTCGTGTGCGCGTCCTTCCAGATGGGCAACTACCTCGCGTGCAGCACGGCTCTCACGACCCTCACCGGCATCCACGAGATGGTCTGGATGGCGGCAGTCGGGCTGATAGCGCTGCTGTTCGTATTCGCGGCCAGGCGGCTCTATCAGGCGATGGAGAAGGTGATGCTCGCGCTCGTCATGTTCATGCTGGCGGCGTTCATCATCAACCTGATCGTGTCGAAGCCGGACCTCGGCGAGATGTTCGCCGGGCTGATCCCACGGCCCTGGGACGGGGCGATGACTGGCCTCATCACCGCAATGGTTGCGACAACCTTCTCCGTGATCGCGGCGCTCTACCAGTCGACGATGGCCCAGCAGAAGGGGTGGAAATCCGATGATCTCCGCACCGGCCTGACCGATACCTTTGTCGGAATGAGTATCCTGATCGGAATCTCGATGATAGTCACGATGACCTCGGCATCAGTATTCCGAGGCGCGACGATTGCCGACGCGAGCGATCTGGCGAAACAGCTCGAGCCGCTGCTCGGACATGCGTCGGTCGTCCTCTTCAGCCTCGGATTCCTGGCGGCTTCGTTCAGTTCGACAGTCGTGAACGCGATGATCGGCGGCGGCCTGCTCGCCGACTCCCTGGGGATGGGCTCAGACATCAACGCCAACCCATCCCGCATTTTGACTGCAATCGGCATGGCGGTCGGACTTGGAGCGGGCATCTACACGCTTTGTACCAACACCCCGATCGGCGGAATCGTCCTGGCCCAGAAAAGCACGATTCTGGCAGTCCCGCTCTGCGCACTTGTGATGATCGTGCTGGCGAACGACAAGCGCGTGGTCGGAGCGCACCGCAACTCGCTCCTGGCGAACGTATGGGCCGTGATCGCGCTCCTGGTGCTCATCTGGATGAGTGTCTTCAGAGTGATGGAGATGGTTAGCAAGTAG
- a CDS encoding acetylxylan esterase, with translation MHAFTVGPVDDRRFDEVRHLDMTYSFKAPATREAWEQRAAYLRAQILTGTGLMPMPEKTALHARIFGRIEHAGYTVEKVYFESFPGFYVTGNLYRPRGKTGPFPAVLNPHGHGAEGRLEDTVRSSGPGRAIGFARQGYIAFAYDMIGYNDSSQLKHREDLIGERFRLWGISMGGLQLWNSIRAVDFLLSLPEVDPDRIACTGASGGGTQTFLLTAVDDRVKYSAPVNMISSTMQGGCVCENPPLVRIDTNNMEIGAMAAPRPMIMVSATGDWTKLTPEVEFPAIKGVYDLLGASEQVACVRFDAEHNYNKDSREAVYAWFGRWILGNTEAASLKERPYDHHTDEELLVFAKEPRPTNWLDADGIVKNRIEASENQLASMKPHDAESLKRFRDVYGEALRHALAIELPTGAGAISRGQDSSDDFTLEKLVSARSEKGDAIPALLYRPKNRKTSGAVVVVHSSGKAALFDNGEPSALIRRLVSEGRYVLMIDCFGIGEHSGPQDRTKRYGFFDTYNRTDTMERVQDILTAARFVSGVTPVKMIGIGDAGLWCLLALPFAPWIESAVVDMAGFDASSDQEFIERLYAPCLRRVGDLRTAGALVAPKRLLIHNTRSRLDADFIRAAYAASGHPEALAVRRMLAADETLYTWIAR, from the coding sequence ATGCATGCGTTCACTGTCGGGCCGGTTGACGACCGGCGCTTCGATGAGGTGCGCCACCTCGATATGACCTACTCGTTCAAGGCTCCCGCCACCCGAGAGGCGTGGGAGCAGCGGGCAGCCTACCTGCGCGCGCAGATTCTCACTGGCACGGGCCTGATGCCAATGCCGGAGAAGACGGCGCTCCATGCGCGGATCTTCGGCCGGATCGAGCATGCGGGCTATACCGTCGAGAAGGTCTACTTCGAGAGCTTCCCCGGATTCTACGTCACTGGCAATCTCTACCGCCCCAGGGGCAAGACCGGACCGTTCCCGGCCGTTCTGAACCCGCACGGACACGGGGCGGAAGGCCGGCTGGAGGATACCGTCCGCAGTTCCGGGCCGGGACGGGCAATCGGTTTCGCCAGGCAGGGTTACATCGCCTTCGCCTATGACATGATCGGCTACAACGACTCCTCACAGCTCAAGCACCGCGAGGATCTTATCGGCGAGCGGTTCCGGCTCTGGGGGATCAGCATGGGCGGCCTGCAGTTGTGGAACAGCATCCGCGCGGTTGATTTCCTGCTCAGCCTCCCGGAGGTCGATCCGGACCGGATCGCATGCACCGGCGCGTCCGGCGGGGGAACACAGACGTTCCTGCTCACTGCGGTCGATGACCGGGTGAAGTACTCTGCGCCGGTCAACATGATCTCGAGCACCATGCAGGGCGGATGCGTCTGCGAGAACCCGCCGCTGGTCAGGATCGACACGAACAACATGGAGATCGGGGCGATGGCCGCGCCTCGCCCAATGATTATGGTATCGGCGACCGGCGACTGGACGAAGCTGACTCCGGAGGTCGAGTTCCCGGCGATCAAGGGCGTCTACGACCTGCTCGGCGCATCGGAGCAGGTCGCTTGCGTGCGGTTCGATGCAGAGCACAACTACAACAAGGATAGCCGTGAAGCGGTCTACGCCTGGTTCGGGCGCTGGATACTCGGAAACACCGAGGCAGCAAGTCTGAAGGAGCGTCCGTACGATCACCACACGGACGAGGAACTGCTCGTCTTCGCGAAGGAGCCTCGCCCAACCAACTGGCTCGATGCCGACGGCATCGTGAAGAACCGGATCGAGGCGTCGGAGAATCAACTGGCCTCGATGAAGCCTCACGATGCCGAGTCTCTCAAGCGCTTCCGTGACGTCTACGGCGAGGCGCTCCGTCATGCGCTGGCAATTGAATTGCCTACCGGAGCTGGAGCCATAAGCAGAGGACAGGACTCTTCCGACGACTTCACACTGGAGAAACTCGTGAGCGCTCGTAGCGAGAAGGGCGATGCGATTCCGGCGTTGCTCTATAGGCCGAAAAACAGGAAGACCTCTGGCGCGGTCGTGGTCGTTCACTCCTCCGGAAAGGCCGCATTATTCGACAACGGCGAGCCGTCGGCGCTCATCCGAAGACTGGTCAGCGAGGGTCGCTACGTCCTCATGATAGACTGCTTCGGCATCGGCGAGCACTCCGGCCCGCAGGACCGAACGAAGAGATACGGCTTCTTCGACACCTACAACCGCACGGACACCATGGAGCGCGTCCAGGACATCCTGACCGCAGCCAGGTTTGTGAGCGGTGTGACCCCCGTCAAAATGATCGGGATTGGAGATGCCGGGCTGTGGTGCCTGCTCGCGCTCCCGTTTGCGCCCTGGATCGAATCAGCCGTGGTGGACATGGCCGGATTCGATGCGTCGAGCGACCAGGAGTTCATCGAACGGCTCTATGCTCCGTGTCTCCGCCGGGTGGGCGACCTTCGGACCGCGGGCGCGCTCGTCGCACCGAAACGGCTGCTGATCCACAATACTCGCAGCCGGCTCGACGCGGACTTCATCCGTGCCGCCTATGCTGCGTCAGGGCATCCGGAGGCCCTGGCGGTAAGGCGCATGCTTGCGGCAGACGAAACGCTCTACACTTGGATCGCGCGTTGA
- a CDS encoding glycosyl transferase family 36, whose protein sequence is MGLEKYGRFSDDGKEFIITRPDTPAPWVNYISNTRFTGLVTNAGGGYSFWICPKDSRITRHRYNGLPWDRPGRYIYLRTGEGDCWSLTWQPTPNRALDFYECRHGMGYTSIEQEHRGIRSKVTYFVPQDEDLEIWRVRLRNTSHRTLCLKVFSYVELCLGHALVDLINQPNDQHFNVVRFDEDNEFLYATKNYWVTYRGATVKQPNQAWDKYVYFASSLPVTGFDGKKDAFIGPWRSESDPVAVEEGKCRNTEITAGDACAALQSDIEIKPGETIEFSILMGIVDRREDDGLEAAIPLVRKYRDLANVDAALDAVKKYWDDYISAVTVDTPDENMNLMLNVWAKRQAWVTFHMHRTAGYYHGGLLFGTGIRDQSQDLLGPLLAHPAEIADRICDVISHQFADGSTLHNFFRLTGQGEKTGHSDTPLWLPLAIMSYIKETGDFGFLDRVVPYHDDGEGDVLEHLTRAIDYPLSQLTDRHLPKFGPGDWNDTLDYVGREGKGESMWVAEFLCYILRESADLLGRIGASSKAEKYRAEYDQIAEALNAIAWDGQWYIRGTRDDGKVIGSSNNEEGRIFLESNTWAVISGIAPEDRARMTMDSVHKLLNTPRGPQLVWPAYRHVDPGVGLATRCVPGKKENGAIFNHPAAWAIMAECLLGNGDRAYEYYTKTNPINQAQDPDIYRMEPYVYSEYVTSPEHPTFGEASHSWLTGSGVWMYRDGIDYILGVRPTYDGLVVDPCIPSAWDGFKITRKFRRATYEIEVANPNHLQHRVQSMEVDGSRVEGNLIPIFAEGTHKVRIVMGSNP, encoded by the coding sequence ATGGGACTCGAGAAGTACGGACGGTTTTCCGATGACGGCAAGGAGTTCATCATCACACGACCCGACACGCCAGCGCCGTGGGTCAACTACATAAGCAACACCCGATTCACCGGCCTCGTCACAAACGCGGGAGGCGGATACAGTTTCTGGATATGCCCGAAGGATTCACGCATCACCCGCCACCGATACAACGGACTCCCCTGGGACCGGCCCGGACGCTATATCTACCTGCGCACGGGCGAGGGCGATTGCTGGTCGCTGACCTGGCAGCCGACACCCAACCGGGCGCTCGATTTCTACGAGTGCCGTCACGGCATGGGCTACACAAGCATCGAACAGGAGCATCGGGGCATCCGCAGCAAGGTCACGTACTTCGTTCCTCAGGACGAAGATCTGGAGATCTGGCGTGTCCGTCTGAGGAATACGTCTCACAGGACACTCTGCCTGAAGGTATTCTCCTATGTTGAACTTTGTCTAGGTCACGCGCTCGTAGACCTGATCAATCAGCCGAACGACCAACACTTCAACGTTGTCCGTTTCGACGAGGACAACGAGTTCCTATATGCGACGAAGAACTACTGGGTCACGTACCGGGGCGCGACCGTCAAGCAGCCGAACCAGGCGTGGGACAAGTACGTCTACTTCGCCTCATCACTCCCCGTGACGGGCTTCGACGGGAAGAAGGACGCGTTCATCGGACCCTGGCGCTCGGAGTCCGATCCCGTCGCGGTGGAGGAAGGGAAGTGCCGCAACACGGAGATCACTGCGGGGGACGCGTGCGCCGCCCTCCAGAGCGATATCGAGATCAAGCCCGGAGAGACTATCGAGTTCTCCATACTGATGGGGATCGTGGACCGCAGAGAGGATGATGGTCTCGAGGCCGCGATCCCGCTCGTGCGCAAGTACCGCGACCTCGCCAACGTCGATGCGGCCCTCGATGCCGTGAAGAAGTACTGGGACGACTATATCTCGGCAGTGACCGTGGACACCCCTGACGAGAACATGAACCTCATGCTGAACGTCTGGGCGAAGCGTCAGGCGTGGGTGACATTCCACATGCACCGCACTGCGGGCTACTATCACGGCGGCCTGCTCTTCGGCACGGGTATAAGGGATCAGTCCCAGGACCTCCTGGGCCCGCTCCTCGCGCACCCCGCCGAGATCGCCGACCGGATCTGCGACGTCATCTCCCACCAGTTCGCGGATGGGAGCACGCTGCACAACTTCTTCCGGCTGACCGGCCAGGGGGAGAAGACTGGGCACTCGGACACGCCCCTCTGGCTCCCGCTCGCAATCATGAGCTACATCAAGGAGACCGGCGACTTCGGCTTCCTCGACAGAGTCGTTCCCTACCACGACGACGGCGAGGGAGACGTGCTCGAGCATCTGACGCGGGCGATCGACTACCCTCTCAGCCAGCTTACTGATCGCCACCTTCCGAAGTTCGGCCCGGGGGACTGGAATGACACGCTCGACTACGTCGGACGCGAGGGCAAGGGCGAGAGCATGTGGGTTGCCGAGTTCCTATGCTACATCCTCAGGGAGAGCGCGGATCTGCTGGGACGCATCGGAGCGAGCTCGAAGGCAGAGAAGTATCGGGCGGAATACGATCAGATCGCCGAAGCGCTGAATGCCATCGCCTGGGACGGCCAGTGGTACATCAGGGGCACGAGGGACGACGGCAAGGTCATAGGCTCGAGCAACAACGAGGAGGGTCGGATCTTCCTGGAGTCCAACACATGGGCGGTGATCAGCGGCATAGCGCCGGAGGATCGCGCGCGCATGACGATGGATTCGGTCCACAAGCTCCTGAACACTCCCCGCGGCCCGCAGCTCGTCTGGCCGGCATATCGGCACGTGGACCCGGGCGTCGGCCTGGCGACTCGGTGCGTACCCGGCAAGAAGGAGAACGGCGCAATCTTCAACCACCCGGCGGCGTGGGCAATCATGGCCGAGTGCCTCCTCGGGAACGGCGATCGGGCGTATGAGTACTACACCAAGACCAATCCGATCAACCAGGCGCAAGACCCGGACATCTACCGGATGGAGCCGTACGTCTACTCGGAGTACGTCACCAGCCCCGAGCATCCGACCTTCGGCGAGGCGAGCCATTCCTGGCTGACCGGCTCAGGCGTCTGGATGTACCGAGACGGGATTGACTACATCCTGGGCGTCCGACCGACCTACGACGGACTAGTCGTTGATCCGTGCATCCCGTCCGCCTGGGACGGGTTCAAGATCACCCGAAAGTTCAGACGCGCGACCTACGAGATCGAGGTCGCCAACCCAAACCACCTCCAACACCGCGTACAGTCAATGGAAGTTGACGGCAGCCGAGTTGAAGGCAACCTCATCCCCATCTTCGCAGAGGGCACGCACAAGGTCCGCATCGTGATGGGATCGAATCCCTGA
- a CDS encoding N-6 DNA methylase, translating to MPDAPDIIKELVERYESNRNQYRSASYNEEQTRAEFLNPFFEALGWDVRNKQGYSPAYMDVVFEGTIRVEGNANAPDYTFRVGQTRKFFVEAKKPAVSINLDAGPAGQIRRYSWTAKLPLGVLTNFHEFAVYDCRTPPKPSDKASHARLMYVPYTEYASRWEEIAGIFSRDAVWRGSFDKYAAADKGKRGTAEVDQEFLKQIEEWRTVLARNLALRNPGLDVRELNYAVQNTIDRIVFLRMCEDRGIEPQGQLLGRTSGPNVYGRLLDLYHAADAKYNSGLFHFSEEKGRPEAPDTITPGLAIDDKALRDMIAGLYYPQSPYEFSVIGADILGSVYEQFLGKVIRLTPGHTAMVEEKPEVKKAGGVYYTPTYIVDYIVRNTVGKLCEGKTPKQVEKLRIVDPACGSGSFLISAYAFLLSWHLDYYVKHEPEKFKKAVYHLSESEWRLTTSEKKRILLNSIYGVDIDSQAVEVTKLSLLLKVLEGESRDTLDVSLSMFHERALPDLSANIKCGNSLIGTDFDTSGLSDDEVRRINAFDWEDGFPAIMKAGGFDAVIGNPPYVRQESISQFKTYLQAHYQAYASAADLYVYFIERSLQLARESGLFSFIVSSKFVRSGYGGKLRQLMPSQSVIREFLDFADLPVFQGATVYPCIFILQKENVAERRDGNNVEVCNIKTLDFGDLGQYVSDQGFAVPQSALKNGDWQLHPALDQQVLSRMDAAGIPLPEYCRCQPLRGVLTGLNEVFIVKQPQIEVIADSDDRAIFLPYVRGRNVRRYTYSHTGEYLLFTDGISEKSHPHVMAYLNKHKADLEQRTDIQHPSKKWYELRPCSYYDVIRKPKIVYASVASRASFALDDTGIFVDKTCYFIPRADKYLLGLLNSRPLFFYFSRIAVERRGGYYEYLTEYVSRLPIRAINFDDPDDKARHDRMVELVDRMLDLHKRLDAATLPNDKTQIQRQIAATDREIDRLVYELYGLTDEEIKIVEGTG from the coding sequence ATGCCCGATGCGCCGGATATCATCAAGGAACTGGTTGAGCGGTATGAGAGCAACCGCAATCAGTATCGGAGCGCCTCCTACAACGAGGAGCAGACCCGCGCCGAGTTCCTGAATCCCTTCTTCGAGGCGCTCGGCTGGGATGTGCGGAACAAGCAGGGATACTCACCCGCCTATATGGATGTCGTCTTCGAGGGGACGATCCGGGTGGAGGGCAACGCAAACGCGCCCGACTACACCTTCCGCGTCGGCCAGACGCGGAAGTTCTTCGTAGAAGCGAAGAAGCCCGCCGTCAGCATCAACCTCGATGCCGGGCCCGCCGGCCAGATCCGCCGCTACTCTTGGACCGCCAAGCTCCCTCTCGGCGTCCTCACCAACTTCCACGAGTTCGCGGTCTATGACTGCCGGACTCCACCGAAACCATCCGACAAGGCAAGCCATGCACGGCTGATGTATGTGCCCTACACGGAGTATGCGAGCCGCTGGGAGGAGATCGCGGGGATATTCAGCCGGGATGCCGTGTGGCGCGGCTCGTTCGATAAGTACGCTGCTGCCGACAAGGGCAAGCGCGGCACGGCGGAGGTTGACCAGGAGTTCCTCAAGCAGATCGAGGAATGGCGTACCGTCCTCGCCCGCAACCTCGCGCTCCGAAACCCAGGCCTCGACGTTAGGGAGTTGAACTACGCGGTGCAGAATACCATTGACCGCATCGTTTTCCTGCGCATGTGCGAGGATCGGGGCATTGAGCCGCAGGGCCAACTGCTCGGAAGGACGAGCGGCCCAAACGTATACGGCAGGCTGCTCGACCTCTATCATGCCGCCGACGCGAAGTACAACTCCGGCCTCTTTCACTTCAGCGAGGAGAAGGGCCGCCCGGAAGCGCCGGACACGATCACCCCCGGCCTGGCGATTGACGACAAGGCGCTGAGGGATATGATCGCCGGGCTGTACTATCCCCAGAGCCCCTATGAATTCTCCGTGATCGGGGCGGACATCCTCGGCAGCGTATACGAGCAGTTCCTCGGCAAGGTGATCCGGCTCACGCCGGGGCATACCGCCATGGTGGAGGAGAAGCCCGAGGTCAAGAAGGCGGGCGGAGTCTACTACACGCCGACGTACATCGTGGACTACATCGTGAGGAACACGGTCGGCAAGCTGTGCGAGGGGAAGACGCCCAAGCAGGTGGAGAAGCTGCGCATCGTTGACCCGGCCTGCGGATCGGGGTCGTTCCTAATCAGTGCCTACGCCTTCCTGCTGAGCTGGCATCTCGATTACTACGTGAAGCACGAGCCGGAGAAGTTCAAGAAGGCGGTCTACCACCTCTCAGAGAGCGAGTGGCGGCTGACGACCAGCGAGAAGAAGCGGATACTCCTGAACAGCATCTACGGCGTGGATATCGACAGCCAGGCGGTGGAGGTCACGAAGCTGAGCCTGCTGCTGAAGGTGCTGGAGGGCGAGAGCCGGGACACGCTGGATGTCTCGCTCTCGATGTTCCACGAGCGCGCGCTCCCGGACCTGTCGGCGAACATCAAGTGTGGGAACTCGCTGATCGGGACGGATTTCGATACCTCGGGCCTGAGCGATGATGAGGTTCGGCGGATCAACGCCTTCGACTGGGAGGATGGCTTCCCCGCGATCATGAAGGCGGGCGGCTTCGACGCGGTGATCGGCAACCCGCCGTATGTGAGGCAGGAGAGTATCAGTCAGTTCAAGACCTACCTGCAAGCGCACTATCAAGCCTACGCAAGTGCCGCCGACTTGTATGTGTATTTCATCGAACGCTCATTGCAGCTAGCGCGGGAGAGCGGGCTGTTCTCGTTCATTGTCTCAAGCAAGTTTGTCCGCTCCGGCTATGGGGGCAAGTTGCGTCAACTCATGCCGTCGCAGAGCGTGATACGCGAGTTCCTCGATTTCGCCGACCTGCCGGTGTTTCAAGGTGCGACAGTCTACCCCTGCATCTTCATCCTGCAGAAGGAGAATGTTGCAGAGCGTCGAGACGGGAACAATGTGGAAGTATGCAACATCAAGACTCTGGATTTCGGTGACCTAGGCCAGTATGTATCCGACCAGGGATTTGCCGTGCCTCAGTCCGCGCTCAAGAATGGCGACTGGCAACTGCATCCAGCTCTGGACCAGCAGGTGCTTTCCCGGATGGATGCGGCCGGAATACCCTTGCCCGAGTATTGCAGATGCCAGCCCCTGCGGGGCGTATTGACCGGACTGAATGAGGTCTTTATCGTCAAGCAGCCTCAGATAGAGGTTATTGCCGATTCTGACGACCGGGCCATCTTCCTTCCGTACGTTCGGGGCAGGAATGTCCGGAGATATACGTATTCGCACACTGGCGAATACCTTCTATTCACGGACGGCATCTCTGAGAAAAGCCATCCGCACGTGATGGCCTATCTCAACAAGCACAAGGCCGACCTGGAACAGCGCACCGATATCCAGCACCCATCGAAGAAGTGGTATGAGCTGCGGCCATGTAGCTACTATGACGTGATACGGAAGCCGAAGATAGTCTACGCGAGTGTGGCGAGCAGAGCATCTTTCGCCCTTGACGACACTGGCATTTTCGTTGACAAGACCTGCTATTTCATCCCCAGGGCAGACAAGTATCTCCTGGGATTGCTGAACTCTCGTCCTCTCTTCTTCTACTTCTCAAGAATCGCGGTCGAGCGGCGGGGTGGCTATTACGAGTATCTCACGGAGTACGTCTCCCGGCTCCCCATTCGCGCCATCAACTTCGACGATCCCGACGACAAGGCGCGGCATGACAGGATGGTGGAACTGGTGGACCGGATGCTGGACCTGCACAAGAGGCTCGACGCGGCGACACTCCCGAACGACAAGACGCAGATACAGAGGCAGATAGCCGCGACCGACCGGGAGATAGACCGACTCGTCTACGAACTCTACGGCCTCACGGACGAAGAGATCAAGATCGTGGAGGGGACGGGCTAG
- a CDS encoding phosphatase PAP2 family protein, protein MHTPTGRPFIFAAVLLLVSAHALATEKQVCDTTYRALSDSIGPFLIAGTLAIAADRQGGMRAAVQTTKALITTTLVTQALKLGVPTRRPNGDGMDSFPSGHTSAAFAMATCIDAYQPKAGGLAYGSAAAIGYSRIEVGAHRWDEVVAGALIGYFIARHFTHDRSGSGSPSVGFSISF, encoded by the coding sequence ATGCACACGCCGACCGGACGACCATTCATCTTTGCCGCCGTTCTTCTGCTCGTCTCCGCCCACGCGCTGGCCACCGAGAAGCAGGTCTGCGACACAACCTATCGGGCCCTATCCGACTCCATCGGCCCGTTCCTGATAGCGGGTACATTGGCGATCGCGGCCGACCGGCAGGGTGGCATGCGGGCAGCGGTACAGACCACCAAGGCCCTGATTACCACCACCCTCGTGACACAGGCCTTGAAGCTCGGCGTGCCGACCCGGCGGCCCAACGGAGACGGCATGGACAGCTTCCCGAGCGGACATACCTCAGCAGCATTCGCAATGGCGACCTGCATTGACGCCTACCAACCGAAGGCCGGTGGTCTGGCCTACGGTTCTGCTGCGGCGATCGGCTACTCGCGGATTGAAGTTGGCGCTCACAGGTGGGACGAAGTCGTCGCCGGCGCGCTGATCGGATACTTCATCGCGAGGCATTTCACGCACGATCGGAGCGGCTCAGGTTCCCCGTCCGTCGGCTTCAGCATCTCGTTCTGA
- a CDS encoding HIRAN domain-containing protein produces MSDSLVPFDKSILALLRASFGEDGLALPFVQEIFLMECHVAGTSYLDLEEVEESLSPTDLLLFKREPDNPYDELAILIFDQTGNKLGYVPRAKNEVIARLMDAGKLLFGKLESKNWFDEWLKMDIRVYMRDY; encoded by the coding sequence ATGAGCGATTCCCTGGTCCCATTCGACAAGTCAATACTCGCGCTGCTCCGGGCCTCGTTCGGCGAGGACGGACTGGCGCTTCCGTTCGTGCAGGAGATATTCCTGATGGAGTGCCACGTGGCGGGGACTTCGTACCTCGACCTGGAGGAGGTGGAGGAGTCGCTCAGCCCAACAGACCTGCTCCTCTTCAAGCGCGAGCCGGACAACCCTTATGACGAGTTGGCCATACTCATCTTCGACCAGACGGGCAACAAGCTCGGCTATGTGCCGAGGGCGAAGAACGAGGTGATCGCGCGGCTCATGGACGCGGGAAAGCTGCTCTTCGGGAAGTTGGAGAGCAAGAACTGGTTCGACGAGTGGCTGAAAATGGATATTCGCGTGTATATGCGGGACTATTGA
- a CDS encoding cytosolic protein has protein sequence MDCPSFHKNGQRCNCSYPGCSRKGNCCECLHYHLSNNELPACAFPDDVEKTYDRSFARFVRIHR, from the coding sequence ATGGACTGTCCGAGTTTTCACAAGAATGGGCAACGGTGCAACTGCAGCTACCCGGGATGCTCCCGCAAGGGGAACTGCTGCGAGTGCCTGCACTACCACCTGAGTAACAATGAGCTTCCCGCCTGCGCGTTTCCGGACGACGTCGAGAAAACCTACGACCGCTCATTCGCACGGTTCGTGCGGATTCACCGGTAA
- a CDS encoding type II toxin-antitoxin system HicA family toxin, whose translation MTGLTVIPPKKMAAILRRLGFELDRQRGSHAYYKHPDGRSVVVPIHAGEDLGKGLIREILKSIELSVEEYEKLRQSV comes from the coding sequence ATGACAGGGCTAACCGTCATTCCCCCAAAGAAGATGGCGGCTATTCTGCGCAGACTGGGATTCGAACTCGACCGCCAGCGCGGCAGCCACGCCTACTACAAACATCCTGACGGTCGCAGCGTAGTCGTGCCCATACATGCCGGTGAGGACCTGGGCAAGGGACTCATCCGGGAGATACTCAAGAGCATCGAGCTGTCCGTCGAGGAATATGAGAAGCTCAGACAGAGCGTCTAG